One region of Verrucomicrobiota bacterium genomic DNA includes:
- a CDS encoding gluconokinase, GntK/IdnK-type, with product MTYPIFLVMGVSGSGKTTFGRALASKLQVSFYDADDYHLDTSIAKMSQGIALGDQDRQPWLHKLNLLLRQKAMQGSAVLACSALREKHRGTLLEGLIGKCWIIFLKGDKELVRDRINTRPNHFMPVALLESQFKELEEPCNALVLDITQNTERLLTEVLAQVASDKNR from the coding sequence GTGACCTATCCTATTTTTCTTGTTATGGGGGTTTCAGGTAGTGGCAAAACCACATTTGGAAGAGCTTTAGCGAGTAAGCTCCAAGTTTCGTTCTATGATGCTGATGATTACCATCTTGATACTAGTATAGCCAAGATGTCTCAAGGCATTGCTTTGGGGGATCAAGATCGTCAACCGTGGCTTCACAAACTAAATCTTCTTTTAAGACAAAAGGCGATGCAGGGGTCAGCCGTTCTCGCCTGTTCAGCCCTAAGAGAGAAGCACCGGGGCACTTTATTGGAAGGTTTAATAGGTAAATGTTGGATCATCTTTCTTAAAGGGGACAAAGAATTAGTTCGCGATAGAATAAATACTCGACCTAATCACTTCATGCCGGTGGCACTTCTAGAAAGCCAGTTTAAGGAGCTAGAGGAGCCATGCAATGCACTGGTATTGGATATTACCCAGAATACGGAGCGTTTGCTGACCGAAGTGCTCGCTCAAGTTGCTTCTGATAAGAACAGATAA
- a CDS encoding fatty acid desaturase, with product MFKYIPFDRVIWPTTIFLFGTLILALTAVPVYVYFQGIDLFMLGLLLFYITATAMSITLGYHRLFSHLAFKAKFPVKLFVTLFGAAAWENSVIDWTSDHRRHHKHVDHDEDPYNINNGFWYAHMGWMLFKLRPKPPMDNVYDLRKDPLLVWQHKYVHVIAVLVGFVLPAIIAGLYYGTWMGALGGFLIAGILRTVIVQHCTFFINSACHYFGSQPYSSKHSARDSWIMALLTFGEGYHNFHHEFQHDYRNGVKSWQWDPTKWAIWLLAKVGMASGLRRVSDARILMAEIQETKLKIDHGLEVAMAKADWAHTASEQLKKSVDYLSKASDEFSIHYTELERAVSDKVKLSRKKVDEWRHDIQKALDHLEVLYSCRLSAA from the coding sequence ATGTTTAAATATATTCCGTTTGATAGGGTCATTTGGCCAACAACTATTTTTTTATTTGGCACTCTCATATTAGCCCTGACTGCTGTGCCGGTGTATGTATACTTTCAAGGTATAGATCTGTTTATGCTGGGCTTATTGCTGTTTTATATTACTGCGACAGCCATGAGCATTACTCTTGGATATCATAGGCTATTTTCACATTTGGCTTTTAAGGCCAAGTTCCCAGTAAAGCTATTTGTAACCTTATTTGGGGCTGCTGCTTGGGAGAACTCAGTAATTGACTGGACTTCTGATCATAGAAGACACCACAAGCACGTAGACCATGATGAGGACCCTTACAATATCAACAACGGCTTTTGGTATGCACACATGGGTTGGATGTTGTTTAAACTACGGCCTAAACCTCCAATGGATAATGTTTATGACCTTCGTAAGGACCCTTTACTTGTTTGGCAACATAAGTATGTGCATGTGATTGCCGTGCTAGTTGGGTTTGTGTTACCTGCAATAATCGCCGGATTGTATTACGGAACATGGATGGGTGCGCTCGGCGGTTTCCTGATAGCTGGAATTTTAAGGACGGTTATCGTGCAGCATTGCACTTTTTTTATTAATTCTGCTTGCCACTATTTCGGTTCACAGCCCTATTCTTCAAAGCATAGTGCAAGAGACAGTTGGATCATGGCACTACTAACCTTTGGTGAAGGCTACCACAATTTTCACCATGAGTTTCAACATGACTACAGAAATGGAGTTAAATCTTGGCAATGGGATCCCACCAAATGGGCTATCTGGCTTTTGGCTAAAGTTGGAATGGCGTCGGGGTTGCGTCGTGTTTCTGACGCTCGAATTTTAATGGCTGAGATCCAAGAAACTAAATTAAAAATTGATCATGGTCTGGAAGTGGCAATGGCTAAAGCGGATTGGGCACATACTGCCTCGGAACAACTAAAAAAATCCGTTGATTATTTATCCAAAGCCTCTGATGAGTTTTCCATTCATTATACTGAGCTTGAGAGAGCTGTTTCTGATAAAGTAAAATTATCTCGTAAGAAGGTGGATGAGTGGCGCCACGATATTCAAAAAGCGCTTGATCACTTAGAGGTGCTTTATTCGTGCCGTCTTTCAGCCGCTTAA
- a CDS encoding RNA-binding protein has protein sequence MSNSKLYVGNMAYSITENDIEEAFSQYGTVEEIKMVHDRDTGKFRGFAFVQLNDPAAAKAAIEALDGQDFQGRKLVVNEARPQENRGGGGGGRQFRGGGGGHHRGGGGGRKPRY, from the coding sequence ATGTCTAACAGTAAACTCTATGTTGGAAACATGGCTTACAGCATAACCGAAAATGATATTGAAGAAGCTTTTTCTCAATATGGCACAGTCGAAGAAATTAAAATGGTGCATGATCGCGATACCGGGAAATTCCGCGGCTTTGCATTCGTTCAATTAAACGACCCTGCAGCCGCAAAGGCGGCTATCGAAGCACTTGATGGCCAAGACTTTCAAGGACGAAAACTCGTTGTTAATGAAGCACGCCCGCAAGAGAATCGTGGTGGTGGCGGCGGCGGGCGCCAATTCCGTGGCGGTGGTGGTGGACACCATCGTGGTGGCGGCGGCGGGCGCAAACCGCGCTACTAG
- a CDS encoding LacI family DNA-binding transcriptional regulator, whose protein sequence is MKNMKGKACASVHSTQELADYLGLSRWTVSRAINGHASVNSKTRERVDQAIRELGFSRNPFALGLRGARTGIIGVCFQEFETPMLARKTWVLQKILHSFGYQVLIELANVDALQEQQVLQNFMVFKVDGIVLAGSLSRKGSSIIKKLSESRMPVVAIDPRFALPFQEVSSDRSGLMQTVFEHLYEQGHRSFVTFGIDERVAYGAVRIKGIRAFAKDRRLEIGKDIHIFETRKSVHLDQQYGYDQANEFMALKPRPTAIVTMNDQIAQGAIKHLYDVGIKIPRDVSIVGFDDLKEARFCIPALTTCTPKEEVLMQAVVERLVDQIEKKSSRPLSKKLLNENSRTLIQPELVIRQSTSAPRSIQS, encoded by the coding sequence ATGAAGAATATGAAAGGAAAAGCGTGTGCTAGTGTCCACTCGACACAGGAGTTGGCAGATTATCTAGGGCTATCCAGGTGGACAGTGTCCAGAGCTATCAATGGACATGCTTCAGTAAATAGCAAGACACGTGAACGCGTCGATCAAGCAATTCGAGAGCTAGGTTTTTCTCGCAACCCTTTTGCATTAGGTCTAAGGGGTGCTCGAACCGGCATTATCGGCGTATGCTTTCAAGAATTTGAAACGCCGATGTTGGCTAGGAAAACGTGGGTGCTACAAAAGATACTCCATTCATTCGGCTATCAAGTTCTAATTGAGTTGGCTAATGTGGATGCGCTACAGGAGCAGCAAGTTCTGCAGAACTTTATGGTTTTTAAAGTGGATGGGATTGTCTTAGCCGGGTCTCTTTCACGCAAGGGAAGTTCTATCATTAAGAAGCTATCTGAATCTAGAATGCCGGTGGTGGCCATTGATCCTAGATTTGCATTGCCCTTTCAGGAAGTTTCAAGCGATAGAAGTGGTTTGATGCAAACGGTTTTCGAGCATCTCTATGAGCAAGGGCACAGAAGTTTTGTTACCTTTGGTATAGATGAACGGGTTGCTTATGGGGCTGTCCGCATCAAGGGTATAAGAGCATTCGCCAAGGATAGGCGATTGGAAATTGGTAAGGATATTCATATTTTCGAAACCCGCAAATCAGTTCACCTTGATCAACAATATGGTTATGATCAGGCTAATGAGTTTATGGCACTAAAACCCAGGCCTACCGCTATCGTGACAATGAATGATCAAATCGCACAGGGTGCAATCAAGCACTTATATGATGTAGGTATAAAAATACCGCGGGACGTTTCTATAGTTGGCTTTGATGATCTCAAGGAAGCTCGGTTTTGTATCCCAGCCCTGACTACATGCACACCTAAAGAAGAAGTGTTGATGCAGGCCGTGGTGGAGAGACTTGTTGATCAGATTGAGAAAAAATCATCCAGGCCGCTTTCCAAAAAATTACTTAACGAAAACTCCCGGACATTGATTCAGCCTGAGCTGGTTATTCGTCAATCAACTTCAGCCCCAAGATCTATCCAGTCATGA
- a CDS encoding sugar kinase: MAIKIKESSECKFDLVSLGEIMLRLDPGEGRVRTAREFRAWEGGGEYNVARGLRKCFGLKTGVVTAFADNEVGHLIEDLIMQGGVCTDLIKWYPYDGIGRTIRNGLNFTERGFGIRGAVGVPDRGYTAASQLKKGDIDWEEIFGKAGVRWFHTGGIYAALSETTPGVVIEAVEVAQKYGTIVSYDLNYRPSLWDSIGGQKKAQEINREIAQYVDVMIGNEEDFTACLGFEVEGLDENISQINVEKFKAMIEKAVSTFPNFQATATTLRTVKTATVNDWGAICWHGGTFYEAIHRAELEILDRVGGGDSFASGLIYGFLTHNDASKAINYGAAHGALAMTTPGDTSMVTLKEVEKLMAGGSARVVR; this comes from the coding sequence ATGGCTATAAAAATAAAAGAATCATCAGAATGTAAATTTGATCTAGTTTCTTTGGGAGAAATCATGCTTCGCCTTGATCCAGGAGAAGGACGGGTGCGAACTGCTAGAGAATTTCGCGCTTGGGAAGGTGGAGGCGAATATAATGTTGCTCGCGGATTGCGTAAATGTTTTGGTCTCAAAACAGGCGTTGTAACAGCCTTCGCTGATAATGAAGTAGGGCATTTGATTGAAGACTTGATTATGCAGGGTGGAGTTTGCACCGACTTAATTAAATGGTATCCCTATGATGGTATTGGGAGAACTATTCGAAATGGTTTGAATTTTACGGAACGTGGCTTTGGTATACGCGGCGCGGTAGGAGTTCCTGATCGAGGTTACACCGCAGCTTCGCAACTAAAGAAGGGAGATATAGATTGGGAGGAAATCTTTGGCAAAGCAGGGGTTCGGTGGTTTCATACAGGAGGTATCTATGCAGCGCTTTCTGAAACAACACCAGGAGTTGTTATTGAAGCTGTGGAAGTAGCGCAAAAATACGGCACCATTGTATCTTACGATTTGAATTATCGCCCATCTCTTTGGGATTCAATAGGAGGACAAAAGAAGGCTCAGGAAATTAATCGAGAAATTGCTCAGTATGTTGATGTGATGATAGGTAATGAAGAGGACTTTACGGCTTGTCTAGGCTTCGAGGTGGAAGGACTTGATGAAAACATTTCGCAAATCAATGTAGAGAAGTTTAAGGCGATGATAGAAAAAGCTGTTTCTACTTTTCCTAATTTTCAAGCAACTGCAACGACTTTGCGAACAGTGAAGACTGCTACGGTAAATGATTGGGGAGCTATTTGCTGGCATGGTGGAACTTTCTATGAGGCTATTCACAGAGCTGAATTGGAGATTTTGGATCGAGTGGGAGGTGGAGACAGCTTTGCTTCGGGTTTAATTTATGGCTTCCTAACCCATAATGATGCTTCTAAAGCAATCAATTATGGTGCAGCCCATGGAGCTTTGGCAATGACTACACCAGGTGATACTTCCATGGTTACGCTCAAAGAAGTGGAAAAGCTGATGGCGGGTGGATCTGCCCGGGTCGTTCGTTAA
- a CDS encoding Ldh family oxidoreductase — MMTYYVVPEEVHNKLVEAAYIHRGYTSDEAADGARFCSTAAYYGIRTHHAIKALHLDELFGSKAGKWMPGAEIKKIDNKFLASEVWDSQKKLGPAVAYKAMDTCIKLADQYGVGIVSVENATHYLWGGGYVIDAALKGYIAYTNCTSATSEVVPYGGKRPTMGTNPHSWAFPTQDAVGFPIVVDWATSTVAMGRVQQFKRESKKLPPNSAVDRNGHPTIEPDEAVALLPFGMHKGYGLGLVDELYSAYTGGCLPSQRGVASTSESKSGSTFFFQVIHPEAINSHDYVRGLNQSENVRAILNDILGQGNEKCLLPGQIEAEAAQLSAKHEGLLFTEAELTEFAHIAEDCQQTPWDMAKFKSVEI; from the coding sequence ATGATGACCTATTATGTCGTTCCGGAGGAGGTGCATAATAAGCTTGTAGAAGCAGCTTATATTCACCGAGGTTATACAAGTGATGAAGCCGCAGATGGAGCAAGGTTTTGTTCAACCGCCGCTTACTATGGTATTCGAACGCACCATGCCATTAAAGCCCTTCACCTAGATGAACTGTTTGGATCGAAAGCAGGTAAATGGATGCCGGGTGCAGAAATAAAGAAAATTGATAATAAGTTCCTTGCCTCAGAAGTTTGGGATTCTCAAAAAAAACTTGGACCTGCAGTCGCTTACAAGGCTATGGATACTTGTATCAAGCTAGCTGATCAATATGGAGTTGGTATCGTCTCTGTAGAGAATGCAACACATTATTTATGGGGAGGTGGCTATGTGATTGATGCGGCCTTGAAGGGATATATTGCTTATACCAACTGCACTTCGGCAACTAGTGAAGTTGTTCCTTATGGCGGAAAGAGGCCAACTATGGGAACAAATCCTCACTCCTGGGCTTTTCCCACGCAAGATGCCGTAGGTTTCCCAATAGTCGTAGACTGGGCTACCTCTACCGTCGCTATGGGAAGGGTGCAGCAATTTAAGAGAGAGAGTAAAAAGCTTCCCCCGAATAGTGCTGTAGATAGGAATGGTCATCCCACTATTGAACCTGATGAAGCTGTAGCTCTGCTGCCGTTCGGTATGCATAAAGGCTATGGCCTTGGGTTAGTCGACGAGCTATATTCTGCTTACACTGGAGGTTGTTTGCCTTCCCAACGTGGAGTGGCTTCCACAAGCGAGAGTAAAAGTGGTTCCACCTTTTTCTTCCAAGTGATTCATCCCGAAGCAATTAATTCACATGACTATGTGCGCGGGCTTAACCAGTCAGAGAATGTGCGAGCAATACTAAATGATATTCTTGGGCAGGGTAACGAAAAATGTTTGCTTCCTGGTCAGATTGAAGCTGAGGCTGCGCAGCTATCTGCTAAACATGAAGGGCTTCTATTTACAGAGGCTGAGCTTACTGAATTTGCTCATATCGCGGAGGATTGTCAGCAAACACCATGGGATATGGCAAAATTTAAATCCGTGGAAATTTAA
- a CDS encoding phosphoglycerate dehydrogenase, with translation MKILLTTTSFQDTPGPHHELLESKGYEIHRERGPLSEEKMLELAGDYDAFLCGDDAITRSVLEKSLPKIKLISKYGIGLDKVDVDAATDLKVPVTFCPGVNHTTVAEHTFGLLFAVYRKIVTEANYVSEGRWKRMTGHEVMGKTMGLVGLGRIGREVAIRAKAFGMKVLGFGAYWPEEFTQKQGIEKMGSIDELIKRSDILSIHTKLTEETRGMINSNRLKLFKDGSVVLNCARGEIVETSAMVEALNSGKLLGYGADVLDAEPPPTDHPLLKVENAVITPHIGSRTMESVERQATMAVKNLIAVLEGREPLAQANSF, from the coding sequence ATGAAAATTTTATTAACTACGACATCTTTTCAAGATACTCCTGGTCCCCATCACGAATTATTAGAATCTAAAGGATATGAGATTCACCGAGAACGGGGGCCTTTGTCGGAGGAAAAAATGTTAGAACTTGCAGGGGACTATGATGCGTTTCTCTGTGGTGATGATGCTATTACTCGCAGTGTTCTGGAAAAAAGTCTCCCTAAAATTAAGTTGATTTCCAAGTACGGCATAGGTCTTGATAAAGTTGATGTGGATGCGGCCACAGACTTGAAGGTGCCAGTTACCTTTTGTCCAGGTGTTAATCATACGACTGTAGCGGAACACACCTTCGGGTTACTTTTTGCGGTTTACCGGAAAATTGTAACAGAAGCGAATTATGTAAGTGAAGGCAGATGGAAGCGTATGACTGGCCATGAGGTGATGGGGAAAACCATGGGTTTAGTAGGTCTTGGACGCATAGGAAGGGAAGTGGCAATTCGAGCCAAAGCGTTTGGTATGAAAGTCTTGGGTTTTGGTGCGTATTGGCCCGAAGAATTTACACAAAAACAAGGAATTGAAAAAATGGGAAGCATAGATGAATTAATCAAGCGCTCTGATATTTTGAGTATTCATACAAAGCTTACAGAGGAGACGCGTGGTATGATCAATTCAAATAGGCTTAAACTCTTCAAAGATGGCTCGGTCGTGCTTAATTGTGCGCGTGGTGAAATAGTGGAAACAAGTGCGATGGTGGAGGCCCTCAACTCGGGAAAGCTTCTAGGCTATGGCGCAGATGTCTTAGATGCGGAGCCACCTCCGACAGATCATCCACTTTTAAAAGTGGAAAATGCTGTAATTACTCCTCACATTGGGTCCAGGACCATGGAGAGCGTCGAGCGGCAAGCAACTATGGCAGTAAAAAATTTGATAGCAGTGCTAGAAGGAAGGGAACCTCTAGCGCAGGCTAATTCTTTTTAA
- a CDS encoding ATP-binding protein, protein MRPGNLSVRIYLLTLSRRARRDIVFSNCDLSGLIAEAKTLLEKQIKDSGAVIEVQEIPHITCHETSILILFQNLIANAIKYCDKDRPQILIKYEDDLKYYLFSVIDNGIGIEPEMQQKVFALFKKAHNNNKIKGSGAGLAIVETLVKQHQGRVWVAQSKVGQGTIIKFTISKELELSHAEMSA, encoded by the coding sequence ATGCGTCCTGGAAATCTTTCGGTGCGTATATATCTTCTCACCCTATCTCGAAGAGCTCGTAGGGATATTGTCTTTTCCAATTGCGATCTTTCAGGACTTATTGCCGAAGCTAAAACACTATTAGAAAAGCAAATCAAAGACTCTGGTGCCGTGATTGAGGTGCAGGAAATACCTCATATCACATGTCATGAGACTTCTATTCTCATCTTGTTTCAAAACCTCATAGCGAATGCTATTAAGTATTGTGATAAAGATAGGCCTCAAATTCTTATTAAATATGAAGATGATTTAAAATATTATCTCTTTTCTGTGATAGATAATGGTATAGGTATAGAGCCTGAGATGCAGCAAAAGGTCTTTGCTCTATTCAAAAAGGCTCATAATAATAACAAAATAAAAGGTTCTGGTGCGGGTTTGGCGATTGTTGAGACGCTGGTAAAACAGCACCAAGGTAGAGTATGGGTTGCTCAGAGCAAGGTAGGCCAGGGGACTATTATCAAATTTACTATTAGCAAGGAGCTTGAGCTTTCTCATGCTGAAATGAGCGCCTGA
- a CDS encoding Imm8 family immunity protein has protein sequence MDIDLSKSIEELEGDDWGPPDFDSHVVSTCHELRKKPIKDFEIEELRFMILQNVGSEYLAPLACVDHDPIDQWAPVHDYLVYYSLCLHIGPENEEGADLFYVDIATPQAIKHFQLGKTVSDKSIILNPYSWPEVLTRVKRMINHVSGVSWQQVAEELDKSFSWEFSGYPS, from the coding sequence ATGGATATAGATCTTTCAAAGTCTATAGAAGAATTAGAAGGAGATGATTGGGGTCCACCTGATTTTGATTCTCATGTTGTTAGCACGTGCCATGAGTTACGTAAAAAGCCAATCAAAGATTTTGAGATAGAAGAACTGCGATTCATGATATTACAGAACGTAGGATCTGAATATTTAGCTCCATTAGCTTGCGTAGACCACGACCCTATAGACCAGTGGGCACCCGTGCATGATTATTTAGTCTACTATAGCTTATGCCTACACATCGGACCAGAGAACGAAGAAGGAGCAGATTTGTTTTATGTAGATATTGCGACTCCACAGGCCATAAAACACTTTCAGTTGGGCAAAACCGTTTCGGATAAAAGCATTATTTTGAATCCCTATTCATGGCCGGAGGTATTAACCAGAGTAAAGAGAATGATTAATCATGTTTCGGGCGTGTCCTGGCAGCAAGTGGCAGAGGAATTAGACAAAAGTTTTAGTTGGGAATTTAGTGGTTATCCGTCATAA
- a CDS encoding DUF5677 domain-containing protein: MDEIEKIISRYNEEYVGKSLESLDDINRFTGTFVKDVAEIYDCITRMRNIDRNPTGFNLDDAPILGLLTRIWKLLKEIVIYYEKDNAEIISILERPLIEAAVTAEYLLMSDSAVIKDYRKCSYKDRLRILRELKEGSRFFETKAGKRLLKSVQEKMDLEGFSEDDFKKQKKNRWKLQGKTFFDIFGEVTDEDLYKYTYGMMSESIHGSWNESMDWCLQKNEDSTFTVYPFYHGADVRYICPTLKFCNESYRL, translated from the coding sequence ATGGACGAAATTGAAAAAATTATAAGTCGATATAATGAAGAATATGTAGGCAAGAGCCTAGAATCGTTAGATGATATAAATAGGTTCACTGGTACTTTCGTAAAGGATGTAGCAGAGATTTATGATTGCATCACGAGAATGCGAAACATCGATCGCAACCCAACTGGATTCAATCTAGACGATGCTCCTATTTTGGGGCTGTTAACCAGAATATGGAAACTACTCAAAGAAATCGTTATCTACTACGAAAAAGATAACGCTGAAATCATAAGTATATTAGAAAGACCACTGATAGAAGCGGCAGTTACGGCTGAATATTTACTAATGAGCGATTCTGCTGTTATTAAAGACTATAGAAAATGCTCATATAAAGATCGATTAAGAATACTCCGAGAATTAAAAGAAGGTTCTAGGTTTTTCGAAACAAAGGCCGGAAAACGGTTGCTCAAATCAGTTCAAGAGAAAATGGATTTAGAAGGTTTCTCTGAAGACGACTTCAAGAAACAAAAGAAAAATCGATGGAAGCTTCAAGGAAAAACTTTCTTCGACATATTCGGAGAGGTTACAGACGAAGACCTTTACAAGTACACTTATGGCATGATGTCTGAGTCTATTCATGGATCTTGGAACGAATCTATGGATTGGTGCCTCCAAAAAAACGAAGATTCAACATTCACAGTTTATCCGTTCTATCATGGAGCTGATGTTAGATATATATGCCCAACACTAAAGTTTTGCAATGAGTCATACAGACTTTGA
- a CDS encoding CHASE3 domain-containing protein → MKLQHQIVTGYTAMMAILLAVAATSYLVINRLNDSAKWVAHTHKVISDANYILKIIIDMETGVRGFTVTCEALLSR, encoded by the coding sequence GTGAAATTACAGCACCAAATAGTCACCGGTTATACTGCCATGATGGCCATCCTATTAGCCGTAGCAGCTACAAGCTACCTGGTCATTAATAGGCTGAATGATTCTGCTAAATGGGTTGCTCACACCCACAAAGTTATTTCGGATGCTAATTACATCTTAAAGATTATCATAGATATGGAAACGGGAGTTCGTGGATTTACTGTTACTTGCGAAGCATTGCTGTCCCGTTAA
- a CDS encoding ABC-F family ATP-binding cassette domain-containing protein, whose translation MPSTSSPSNAVISAADISLQYGLQVIFKRATLAIYEGNRVGLVGRNGSGKSTFLKICADVLSPDSGTIARRNQLITGYLPQNFELDPKLNILGNIRAGAHHILSLIQEFEEPNTSTERSAKLQQMIEHFDGWNLESRIKLITSNLNTPPLENGIDKLSGGEKRRVAFARSLVAQPDLLILDEPTNHLDTDTILWLETFLSRYPGTILFVTHDRAFLDQVATHIAELHQGIFYSHEGSYQDYLENKAQRLAHEENVEQKRQSFIRRELDWVRRGPKARTTKAKARLDRFADATSTAAPEKELDMELIIPPPPRLSNRIIEAQQISKSFNQGSPLFQDLNINLDPGTRLGIVGRNGLGKTTLLKILLKQLEPDTGKVEHGASTEINYVDQTRLLLNEDKTILEEVAGASEFVTIGQDRVHVRTYLHRFLFTDERINMTIRYLSGGEKNRILLAKILRRGGNVLVLDEPTNDLDLATLRVLEEALLAFKGVVLLVSHDRTFLNRICTGIVAFEGEGTVEYYSGNYDYYLEKRITPKGSEPQPTSKPSKKGSNQQAPPKLKWKEQRELESMEEKIMQEEERFSKIEKLFADPEFYQKHGHKAQELEDELNQIREKIQELYSRWEKLEKIKSNYEAHLEEK comes from the coding sequence ATGCCCTCAACAAGTTCGCCCAGTAATGCTGTCATCAGCGCTGCAGACATTTCGTTGCAATATGGATTACAAGTCATCTTCAAAAGAGCCACTTTAGCTATCTATGAGGGAAATCGTGTGGGTCTCGTGGGACGAAATGGGTCTGGCAAATCCACCTTTCTTAAAATTTGCGCAGACGTTTTGTCTCCAGACAGTGGCACTATAGCGCGTCGTAACCAGCTCATTACTGGATACCTGCCTCAAAACTTCGAATTAGACCCTAAACTGAATATCCTTGGAAATATTCGAGCAGGCGCTCACCACATCCTAAGCCTGATTCAAGAATTTGAGGAGCCCAACACCAGCACGGAACGCTCAGCAAAACTTCAACAAATGATCGAGCACTTTGATGGCTGGAATTTAGAGAGCCGCATTAAGCTCATTACCTCAAACCTCAACACACCTCCATTGGAAAATGGTATAGACAAACTTTCCGGAGGTGAGAAACGCCGAGTAGCTTTTGCCAGATCTCTGGTAGCTCAACCTGATTTGCTCATCCTCGATGAGCCCACCAACCATTTAGATACTGATACCATTCTCTGGCTTGAAACTTTTCTCTCACGCTACCCAGGCACTATTTTATTTGTTACCCATGACCGAGCTTTCTTGGATCAAGTTGCCACCCACATAGCTGAATTACATCAAGGCATCTTCTATTCACACGAAGGTTCCTACCAAGACTACTTGGAAAACAAGGCACAACGCCTAGCCCATGAAGAAAACGTTGAACAAAAACGCCAGAGCTTCATCCGGCGGGAACTGGACTGGGTTCGGCGAGGCCCCAAAGCTCGCACCACCAAAGCAAAGGCTCGCTTAGATCGCTTTGCAGATGCTACGAGTACGGCAGCTCCTGAAAAAGAACTCGACATGGAGCTCATCATTCCACCCCCTCCACGCTTGTCTAACCGCATTATTGAAGCCCAGCAAATCAGTAAGTCATTTAACCAGGGCAGTCCTCTTTTCCAAGATTTGAATATCAATCTAGACCCTGGAACTCGCCTAGGCATTGTAGGGCGAAATGGTTTGGGGAAAACCACCCTGCTTAAGATTCTTCTCAAACAGCTTGAGCCAGACACTGGTAAAGTAGAACACGGAGCTAGCACCGAGATCAATTATGTTGACCAAACCAGACTCCTTCTCAACGAAGATAAAACCATTTTAGAGGAAGTGGCGGGTGCATCTGAATTTGTGACCATCGGACAGGACCGCGTCCATGTTAGGACCTATCTGCATCGCTTCCTTTTCACAGATGAAAGAATCAATATGACCATTCGCTATCTTTCTGGAGGCGAAAAAAACCGTATTCTCCTCGCAAAAATATTAAGAAGAGGCGGGAACGTACTGGTTTTGGATGAGCCCACCAACGACCTAGATTTAGCAACTTTGCGAGTACTTGAAGAAGCCTTACTGGCCTTTAAAGGCGTCGTTCTGCTTGTCAGTCACGACCGAACTTTTCTTAACCGTATCTGCACAGGAATCGTTGCTTTTGAAGGTGAAGGAACTGTCGAATACTACTCAGGCAACTATGACTACTACCTTGAAAAGCGTATCACACCAAAAGGCTCCGAACCTCAACCGACTTCGAAACCATCTAAAAAAGGCTCTAACCAACAAGCCCCTCCCAAACTCAAGTGGAAAGAGCAACGCGAACTTGAGAGTATGGAGGAGAAGATAATGCAAGAAGAAGAGCGTTTTTCAAAAATTGAAAAACTATTTGCGGATCCTGAGTTTTATCAAAAACATGGCCATAAAGCCCAAGAACTAGAAGATGAGCTCAATCAAATACGCGAAAAAATCCAGGAACTTTACTCGCGCTGGGAAAAACTAGAAAAAATCAAATCAAACTATGAAGCCCATCTTGAAGAGAAATAG